gaaaaagggtgagacatttagcagtctgcactggatccctctcttcTCTGTAGCATCTGGTTGTTTTCCTGGATAACACAGGAGTGTGCTCATTATCCACCTCATGAAGaataagcccagggcagctcagaacaactcagagggacagaccagctgccctccttctgcactaagccacaagcaatttttacacctcacaagactccctctcttctccagaagtgcagtaggaatgctgagagtttctgacatCAAAACACACCCCTAAGGTGACATGAGGGAAGCTGtaggaacccaaaacctctgagactgccttctgccatccccattccttagcactggccgtgcagatgctgaaaatcccttctgcaataagagcagattcctctggcaaagtctcacaccaggtctggaccttggcccacaatggccatgaacccttgtgccaccatgcccatgaacccaccgctgcagagcagagctggctccttggcagcccatgggaagagatcctgctcctcctggtatactctgccagcatcaaccagagctgcagccacagagctgaaggaagggctttgtgaaaaggaatggggtgtgtaggaagcagggtgagaTTCTAGGAGaatagctttgattttcctccGAGAAGTCTGCCCTAACTCTTCACTGATTATTCCTCTAGAAACAGGATCTCATGCATAGAGGAAGCAAATGACCAAcgacagctccatcacccagttcctcctcctggcattcgcagacacacgggagctgcagctcttgcacttctggctcttactggtcatctacctggctgccgTCCTGGGCAATGgactcatcatcactgccatagcctgcgaccaccatctccacacccccatgtacttcttcctcctcaacctctccctcatcgacCTGGGTTCCACCTCCACGACTCTGCCCAATGCGAtaaccaattccctctggaataccagggccatctcctactgGGGGTGTGCTGCCCAAGTCtttctatttgtctttttcatttcatcagagttttatctgcttacggtcatggcctatgaccgctacattgccatctgcaaacccctgcactacgggaccctcctgggaagcagagcttgtgtccacatggcagcagctgcctggggcagtgggattcttgatgctgtgctgcacacggcCAGTACATTTTCAGTACCACTCTGCCAAGGCAATTCTGTGGAgcaattcttctgtgaaatcccccagctcCTCAAGCTTGCCTGCTCAGAATCCTACCTCAGGGAACTTGGGGTCCTTGTGCTTAGTGCCTGTttatcttttgggtgttttgttttcattgtgctatcctatgtgcagatcttcaaggCCGTGATGAGCATTCCCTCTCAGCACGGACGatgcaaagccttttccacatgcctccctcacctggctgtggtgtcTCTGTTTATGAGTATCGGTACATTTGCCTACCTGAAGACTCCCTCCGTCTCCTCCCCGTCCCTGGACCTGGTGGTGGCAGTGCtgtactcggtggttcctcctgtcatgaaccccctcatctacagcatgaggaaccaggagctcaaggatgcaGTGTGGAAACTAATGGTTGGATACTTTTAAGACGCAAAAAACtgcccaccttcttctgcatatcatTTACGTAGTTGGTTttc
Above is a window of Opisthocomus hoazin isolate bOpiHoa1 unplaced genomic scaffold, bOpiHoa1.hap1 HAP1_SCAFFOLD_330, whole genome shotgun sequence DNA encoding:
- the LOC142360429 gene encoding olfactory receptor 14J1-like, with amino-acid sequence MTNDSSITQFLLLAFADTRELQLLHFWLLLVIYLAAVLGNGLIITAIACDHHLHTPMYFFLLNLSLIDLGSTSTTLPNAITNSLWNTRAISYWGCAAQVFLFVFFISSEFYLLTVMAYDRYIAICKPLHYGTLLGSRACVHMAAAAWGSGILDAVLHTASTFSVPLCQGNSVEQFFCEIPQLLKLACSESYLRELGVLVLSACLSFGCFVFIVLSYVQIFKAVMSIPSQHGRCKAFSTCLPHLAVVSLFMSIGTFAYLKTPSVSSPSLDLVVAVLYSVVPPVMNPLIYSMRNQELKDAVWKLMVGYF